A part of Brassica rapa cultivar Chiifu-401-42 chromosome A05, CAAS_Brap_v3.01, whole genome shotgun sequence genomic DNA contains:
- the LOC103869128 gene encoding putative cysteine-rich repeat secretory protein 17 encodes MYSSSSVSKRLLLIHVLAIQLLLISSELSLNTTNAYLNHKCLVSQGKYKPGSDYEKLFRKIIKMFYKASIEKQGYDLLGSDTLSAILQCRGDSYGPKCRDCFVTSLAVLRRKCPWSKGRIIWYDECLLAISATYATGKIDFDNIFCMSNAKKLGDKLGFGDVWNTLMDNKTTLATSNVHYTEPTALFYVGETRFKGDTLYGMV; translated from the exons ATGTACTCTTCATCGTCTGTATCAAAACGCCTCCTTTTGATCCATGTCTTGGCCATACAACTTCTCCTTATAAGCAGTGAATTGTCTTTAAACACGACCAATGCGTATCTCAACCACAAATGCTTGGTTAGTCAAGGAAAATACAAGCCGGGAAGCGATTACGAGaaactttttagaaaaataataaaaatgttctaTAAAGCCAGCATCGAGAAACAAGGTTACGATCTGCTCGGCTCTGATACATTATCCGCTATCCTTCAGTGCCGTGGCGACTCCTATGGCCCCAAGTGCCGCGACTGCTTTGTCACCTCCCTCGCTGTG CTTCGTAGGAAATGTCCGTGGTCCAAGGGGAGAATAATATGGTATGATGAATGTCTTCTCGCGATTTCGGCCACCTATGCTACTGGAAAGATCGATTTCGACAATATCTTTTGTATGTCCAACGCGAAGAAGTTGGGAGATAAGCTCGGGTTTGGAGATGTTTGG AATACTCTCATGGACAATAAGACGACTTTAGCCACCAGTAATGTTCATTACACTGAGCCAACAGCATTGTTCTATGTGGGAGAGACGCGGTTCAAGGGTGATACACTGTATGGAATGGTATAG